In Pyrus communis chromosome 11, drPyrComm1.1, whole genome shotgun sequence, the sequence agtttgaaatgaagaacctaggggatttgaagtattttcttggagtCGAAGTTGCTCGATCGTCgaaaggtattttcttgtcaCAACGTAAGTATGTTTTGGATTTGTTAAAAGAAACTGGTATGCTGGGATGTAAGCCAGTTGATACTCCTATTGTTGAAAAACATCATCTATGTTTGGATCCGAATCAGAAATCGGTTGATAAGGGGAGATATCAGAGACTTGTAGGGAGACTAATTTATTTAGCTCATACACGACCAGATATTGCCTATGCAGTAAGTGTagtaagtcaatttatgcattcacCGAGTGAAGATCATATGGCTGCTGTTATGCGTATCTTAGCTTATTTAAAGTCTGCACCTGGAAAAGGAGTTCTCTATTGGAAGCATGGACATTTAAGGATTGAGGGGTTCATGGATGCTGATTGGGTAGGAAGTATAGGTGACAGACGGTCTACTTCGggatattttacttttgtagGAGGCAATTTAGTCACATGGAGAAGTAAAAAACAGAAGGTAGTATCAAGATCCTTAGCTGAAGCCGAGTTTCGAGGGATGGCTCACGGCATTTGTGAGCTTCTCTGGCTTCGAAAACTTCTTGAGGGGCTTGGGTTCAAGCCAAAGGAGACCATGAGACTATACTGTGATAATAAGTCAGCGAGAGATATAGCTGATAATCCGGTACAGCATGATAGaacaaaacatgtggaagttgatcgacattttattaaagagaaACTTGAAAGGAAGATTGTATCAATCCCGTTTGTGAATTCAGATGAGCAACTTGCAGATGTTCTAACTCATGCAGTATGTAGTCGAGAGTTTGATGACtcacttgtcaagttgggcatatgtgatatctatgcaccaacttcAGGGGGAGTGTTGATcatgagtcaatattaggaaaaaagGAATGTAAATAATAGGAGTCTTTTTTAAGTAGGTTTGTATTAAAGCTTTTGTTTCCTTGTGGAACGTAgattgtacatatatatatttcagaaTAAGTAATACAAGAAACATTCCGTAAAAGTTCTATTAGTCCTCCAatttgaaggaaagaaaaaacaaagttacTGAAGAAAGAGATGTTCTAAAAATGGACTACTTGAAATCAGTGGTGAAGGAGACTCTGAGGTTACGCTCTCCAGCCCCTTTTCTCCCAAGACAAGCAAGGGACACAGTTCAAATTAGCGGATTCAATGTACCAGTTAAATCAAAAGTAATTATTAATCTATGTGCAATAGGAAGAGACCCAAAGATGTAGGGAGCAGATGCTGAGTGTTTTAAGCCAGAGAGGTTTCATGGCTCTTCCGTTGACTTTAAGGGTTTTGACTTTGAGTTCATTCCGTTTGGGGCCGGCAGAAGAATATGTCCAGGCATGTCCTTTGGTGTTACCACGATTGAACTTGTTCTTGCTGAATTGCTCAACCGCTTCAATTGGAAACTAGCGAATGGGATGAATCTAGATGAACTTGACATGGCGGAGAGGTTTGGACTGAGCTGTAGGAGAAAGAATGCGTTGTACGTAATTGCCACCCCACACTTTACCTAACTCTGTAAGTCAGAGTGACTTGGCGTTTTGTCGCCATGAATGACCAATAACTCAACTCCATTCTGGTGTATCATGTATCAATTGTTCATTCACTTGTGTATTCCCTCTTTTACAGGCTAAAACACGTTTTCAGTCCCATCACTCTTCGTAATGTCCCACTTTCGTTCCCATATTTTCGAGTGCAACGATTTTCATCCCTGCAGTTTGCAGATTGTTTAAATGTAATGCTTTAGGGCGCTCTTCTGGTCTTTTCATTTAGCACTTGCGTAATAAGCCATGATTAATGTATAATATGTGTCTGGAAGATGTATTATTCAGATCAATAATATATGTACTTGTATGtgttcttttgatgaatgttaCTTAGTACGTTGATGATACGTACTAATCCTTATTGATGTCGGTACTTGTCTTTCCAATATTCAAAATAGTTTAAAGATTCTTGGTATCTTGCTGATAGATAATGTATTTTACTTATTCAAAATGTGTGCTAAATTTGGACTAATTATTCATAATATATGAGTAAATATTCATCAAAAAGTTAGAGATGGTATTAATACTCTAGGGCGGGCGCTAGTTGGACGATTTGGATTGGTACTCTCGAATACAATCAAATCAATCAACTATTAAACGGTGCGGTCCAGTTTGATTTAGCTAGTATGAGACATTTTGGTAAATCTATCTCCACTTGTGTAATATGAAAATTTGCGTCTTaagttttttaaattgaatttgatATGAAGAAAAACTTAGGTAGGACAGCCTAATTAGGTGAATGCTTAGACACTCTTACAAGAGCACATGCTCAAATTTACACTTTTGAGCTGGTGAGATATCTATACACAAATTCACATCCTTTATCCGaatgattaattaataattgagTAATGCTGGGGACaattgagtaatgctagggacaCTAGTGGATCCATGCATGGACTTGGGACCACCCGGAAGTCCAAATAAGCTTTTGTGAGGACGTGCTAGGACCACCTAACCAAGAAGAAAGATGTAATTTCAGGCGAAAAGGAATACATATAAGACCACTATGACTCTGTTGTTCTTCGACCTTGATTTCAACAATGAAGAAAAAATTTCTCTCATTTTCCCATTTGACCAACCCtccattattcttttttttaattgtccAAAATGGTTGTGCAACTtaactttttaattaataaaggaAAAATGTATTACTCAACCAATACGTTTTATATCATATATTTTACACCgttatttcttttataattcattataatttatacgacatttgaaaaatatttcgtAAAGTATTAAAAACTCGTAATCACTTGAACTTTCATCTCATACCATCAAGTTtactaaaatactaaaacaaaaattatgatattttgtATATGTGACGAAGTAaataataaacttaattaatataataaactcaaaatttcaatacaagtaaattttttcaaatgtaaatacatttatttatatgttatgtaataaatttacttatttaatttgCTTAAGCCCCTACCTAGGCCCGTCTAGTCGCATAGGCATTAAGCTCCAACCCGCCGACCAACTAGTGCCTAACATACCTTACTTAGGACCACCCGATGTTAGAATTTTAGATCCGCCATTGGTTAGAGAGACTATTTATTTAAACtatatgatgtggttgttgatgattgaattattacttaagtgctGATTAACAtgattatttcttattggtgatacATCACATAGTTTGcaaaattagttaaaaattgGTCAACCTAGCATTGCTCTTAATAATTATCACTTTAAGAGTTattaaaaacaagaagaaaaaaaaaaggtcaactaaatcttttaaatttgaaccctgaattattttttaagtaaaataagtccctaaattcattaaaaattgctaatttcatcattactattatattcaaagttattttatccagtttttcatcaacttaagtcacttaaCACATTTTAGAGCATAGATGTCATTTTGTCGCCTATAAACCCTGAACATTACATATAGGTTGCAAATCTaatgtctaatttaccctccaaagttaacttgatacactatttctttatggaaaattaccaatctacccTCTAAtatgtatcacatgcaagtaactCCTGACTTAAATTAacggaaaattaaaattagtaaTTTCGAATCTAATATTACGGATGTAATTGAcggatttttataattcaatgattgatttttctgaaaaaaaataatttaaggacttaattttcattcagGTAATAATTCAAAGACTAAATTGACAATTTacctatatatttatacataaatCAAGAATTGCAAGTAGCTTCGATGATGGTCTCTTTCATTCACACACTCATAAACTGAATTTTCTAATTCAGAATTCTGTGTTAATTTAGTTGCGAGTCGACCATTCTCGACTCTCATTTGTGTAACCATTTTCTACTTGGTTATCTCCAACACCTTTCTGTTGTCTTTTCTTAGCTCATCTCACTCGTTCTTGTAACTCGGTTCTGCATCAGTTATGTCACAAGCTTCTGCAAACTTCAACATCATAGTACATGGTGCTGTGCCTATTAGCATTATAAAGTATGTATGATGTACCTACCCAAAGCCAAGTACTGAGCAGCTATGTCCCCCAAATGCAGATGGAGATGgattctcttccttctttttttttctcccctCCTATTTAAATAGTCACAATTAatccacgtcaacattttatatacgATGGACATGGGAGAAAGCCACCGTATTCCATATCTGACACGTTGAGGATACGAATACAGGGAGGATATGCGTGGATACGTGCCTGATACATATTGGAGTGAAGGGATACGTTTAGAATTGATGAGATACGCGTATTGTATTATCCAGGTACGAGTATCCTACTTTTCGGATACGTTTGAAACTAAAATAAGAGGataatcagaagaaaaaaaataaaaaataatcataataaatCTACACAGAATCATGATTGATTGAACTTAGCTAACTTAAATCACTCTAAAATCGAATgataatcagaaaaaaaaaaaaaattcggatTTACATCTCGAACCTCAGAAATCACTCTGCTTGGGAGACTTTCACAAATACCATTGACCGTCATCTGCAACTGTTCCATCGTCTCCGTCTGCAACTGCGTCGTTGTCTCCATCTTCTCCGTCTACAACTGCTCCATCGTCTCCTTCGTCTCTGTCTGCAACTCCTGATGAGTGGTGAGCTTTCGTTTTCACTTTGTTAATAGTTTCGAATCCGATGCTTTCCTGATCTTACTCCTCAGCTTTACTGATTCAACCCATTCGAAGCCTTAATCTGATTCCCCGAGGACAAGTCACAAAACCCATCTCtgaaactgaaattgaaattgaaactgAAACTGAAACCCATCTTTGAAACTGAAACTAAAAGTTTAATCTGATTAAGGCTTAGTTTGGTACTAAGGTGATTccgaaaaaagctggtataaaaaagatgggagttgtttttgtgtttggtaaacattcagcttcagttttttttcacagttttgggtgaaaaaagccaaaaataagaagctgcaaaacccagctttcaaaaaccggtttttttttcacatctgttttacataaaaatttacaaaacactataatactgttttttttttttcttttcaaaagcacttttacaaaaaagtttaccaaacactctgctgctttatttcacagctgcttattcttacAACACGGCAGAAGTAACTTTTTTCTCAAAGCACAGGAATACCAAATCAGCCATAAGAAGCCTTTTACTTTTATGAAACTTGAAACTAATATTACCTCtacccacaataatatattataataccCATTCCACTACCCCATAGTCCATTCCAATCTGATGAAGCTTttgcttttctgtttttaactttttgtattattattataatattattgtattttttatattataatatattattgtgtaGTGGTATggatatatttatttatttatttatacatatttttaaTAGCCGTATCCCTGAAATATCGTGTTCTCGTTTTTAGAAATTTGATGTATCCCCATCTTGTCGTATCCCCGTATTTGTATCCTTGTCAAAGcattatattagttttttttatagaaaaagaatgacaaaataaaaaatatgagagAAGGAGATAAAAGAGgatagaaaaaggaaaaaagagcaTCCTAGTCCAACGCAGATTGTTTGTCGACATCAATTGTATCAGGTCTGGCCATGGCGGTCGCTGTAGCATTTAGCATTACAGCATACATGATGCAACCCAAAACCCATAGCACCTACCTACTCCTACTCCACTTGATTGGTAAGTGAAGCTTTGAATTTCCCTTTCTGTTTCCCCGACAACATATTCGTTGATCATGATTCCAACCGATGTTTTTTCTAGTTCTTGCATATTAATAGTCAGTTTATGTAGATAATAGAACATAATATTTAGTATGGAAAAACACTTGAACTGTTTtggaaacccaaaaatattttctctaaaaacgtttTCTGTCATTTTAAATATTCTTTCAAACAAGccctaatttaaaatttaaacctcAACTTAATCAACATGAAACGCCCAAAATGAAAAGATAATTAAACCTCCACTCAATCCACATAACCAcagtcacatcccggcccggggaggaccacttcccgggcccgctccaccaccgtagcacgatattgtccgctttgggcttaccattccctcacggttttgtttttgggagctcacgagTAATCTctcagtggatcacccatcatgggattgctctagcccccttctcgcttaacttaggagttcccatggaacccgaaaccagtgagctcccaaaaggccttatgctaggtaggaatgagaatatacatttaagaatcacttcctcggatgatgtgggatgtcacaaccacAAGTTTGGTAATGAGTCTCTTTTTATTATGATTGGCACATGTAATCTATAAATATGCAGATACTGACAATTTTTTAGGGAAAAATAATGATAGAAAAGctaattttaaacatttttattCACAAGTCAAAACCAACtctaatatatacatatatatatatatatatattaatcttACTAGAATTTATTGACAAAGAAATGTTAAGACTTATTACCAAACTTGTGGTTATAGAATATGGACAAACAAGTCAATTGCCTAATTTGAATACCAATCAATTGATcacattaaaaattaatcaattattgGGTGGCAATTGAATATGTGCAAGTTATATATTTAACTTGTGTGCTACAATACATGAAGAAAGACTTTATAATTATGTTTTaagtaaaatatttataattacACTTTAAGTCAATGATGTGATCGCGATCATACTTAATTTGCACTGAATCCGATAATTATTTGGTTTGTTAGGCAGACAAATACAAAAATGATCATGATAACATATTCATCGATCATGATTCCAACCGATGTTTTTTTATAGTTGTTGAATATGAATAGTCAGTTCATGTAGGTAATAGAATGAGACTACATGTGACAACTAGTTCAAAATGTAAACCACTACTTAATCCAAATGAAATAACAATAATAAAGCCTTATTCCATTAAATAGAGTGGACTGTTTGAATCTTAGAATGTCACTACGCTTAATTTTATTTACATGAAAGATGCCATGCATCATACTGTATTAGTGTGAAAAAAGGTTCTTGAAAACAAGTTTGGAGTGTTGGTGGAAGGGCAAATAATCTATAAATATGCAGATAGTGACAATTTTTTAGGGAAAAATCATATTAGATAAGCTCATTTTATACATTATtattcacaaatatatatatatatatatatatattgaatatATTCACAAATATATTAACCAAAGATGTTAGACTTATTACTAAACTTGTGGTTATGGACAAACAAGTCAGTTGCCTAATTAATTTGATCACATTAAAATTGATCAATTATTGATTGACACTTGATTGTGTGCAAGCTATATATCTAATTTGTGTGTTACAACGTAAGCGGACAACGATTTTATACTTATACAATTAGGTAAAATATTGATGAATAAACACTAAATATAATTGAGTAGAGCTAACAGCGAGTGGTCTTGTTACAACCTCACTCCAAAGGTTTTGCTTATTAGTTGGGGAGGGGGATCCATAAAAATTCATTATGAAACGTTGACAAATAGAAAATTGTACAGGCTAACTTAAGcattttggttgaaaatctcTCATGCATTATTATGTGATATTTTAAGAACTTGCTTTGCACATTTACACTCCATAGTCTTATGATGAAATTGATCACAGCTTATCTGGATCAAATTATGTTTCTAATTGACGAAACGccctattttccttttttcactTCTCTCCTTGTCTGCATCCTGGTGATTTTTTGGAAGCAATCCAGAGCCGGAGGCCTAAAGTCACCCCCTGGGCCATGGAAGCTGCCTGTTATTGGAAACTTGCATCAAATGATCGGTCGGCTGCCACACCACACACTGAGAGATTTAGCCAAGAAACATGGACCCATCATGTACCTTAAACTCGGTCAATTAGACGCCGTGATTATTTCATCTGCCAAAGGTGCCCGGGAGGTCTTGAAGACACATGAGCTTACATTTGCGCAGAGGCCTAAGGTTTGGGCTGCAGAGGTTATATCTTTTGGTCAATCAAGTTCTATCTTTGCTCCTTATGGAGATTTATGGAGATCACTGAGAAAGATTTGTGTTTTCGAGCTACTGAGCGCGACACGTGTGCAGTCTTTCAGATCCGTAAGAGAAGAAGAGGTATGGAATCTTATTGAGTCCATTGGCTCAATGTCTCACGAGGGGCTTGCCATCAATTTTAGGGACAGGTGCTGCAGCTTCACGAGTGGCGTAGTGTCGAAGGCAGCATTTGGGAAAAAATGCAAAGACCAAAAGGAGTTCCTTTCGCTACTAGACGAAGTAAACAAACTTGCTAGTGGGTTTGATATTCCTGATTTGTTTCCTTCACTCAGTTTTCTTGGTTTCATTACTGGGTCGATCCCTGCTCTCAAAGACATACAAAGCAAGCTCAACACGATTCTCGAACGTATCATCAACGATCATAAAATCAAAAGCAATGACAAAGCGCTGGAGGAGGAGGAAAATTTTGTTGACGTACTTCTAAAACTTAAAGAGTCCAACAAGGTGGAGTTCAATTTCACAACTAATCATATCAAAGATATGATTATGGTGAGTAATGTAGGCTTACTTTGTTGTACTGCAGACATTTTATCTTCGTCGTCACTCatcattttataaaaaacatACGAAAGGGTTCTATCACAAATGGTTGCTCATGTTTTCGAAACTCATGATTTTGGTTTcacaaattgaaaatcaattattATTATGCTGCACATTTTGTCCCACACATCAATGTCATTCTTACGGTCTAacttagtgaaaaaaaaattgttatgtgcAGGACATGTTCTCTGCAGGAAGCGAGACTTCAGCTACTACCTTAGAATGGGCAATGTCAGGGTTGATGAGAAGCCCAAGAATCATGAGGAGGGCTCAAGTTGAAGTGAGACAGTTAGTCCTCCAATCGgaaggaaacaaaaacaaagttattGAAGAAAGAGATGTTAAAAAAATGGACTACTTGAAATCGGTGGTATAAGAAATTCTGAGGTTACACTCTCCAGCCCCTTTGCTCCCAAGAGAAGCAAGGGACACGGTTCAAATTGGCGGATTCGAAGTACAAGTTAAATCAAAAGTAATTATTAATGCATGGGCAATAGGAAGAGACCCAGATATATGGGGGGCAGATGCTGAGTGTTTTAAGCCAGAGAGATTTCATGGTTCTTCTGTTGACTTTAAGGGTTTTGACTTTGAGTTCACTCCGTTTGGGGCCGGCAGAAGAATGTGTCCAGGTATGTCATTTGGTGTTACCATGGTTGAACTTGCTCTTGCTGAATTGCTCTACTGCTTCGATTGGAAACTAGCGAATGGGATGAATCCAGACGAACTTGACATGACGGAGAGCTTTGGAGGGGTCTGTAAGAGAGAGAATACGTTGTACCTAATTGCCACCCCACATTTTACTTCAGTCGATGAGTCAGAGTGACTTGACGTTTTGTTGCCATTAATGGCCAACAAAACCAACACCATTGACAAGCTAAAACATGTTTTCAGTCCCATCAGTCTCCACAAGGTCCTACTCTCTTCCTATATTTTCAATTGCAACGATTTTCATTCCTGCAGTTTGCAGATTGTTTGAATCTAATGCTTCTTTTCATTTAGTAATTGCATAATAAGGCATGATTAATGCAGTGTTGAGTGGTGTCGGCTCTAGGACATAGTAAGATAAAACTTTGTTATTGTTTGTCATTCCTAAGATGTAAACTTGTTATTCAGATATGTACAGATATATGTACTTGTATATGTTCTTTTAGTAAATGTTACTTCGTACGTTGATGACACACCATCTTTTTATTGGCTATATTGCTCACTTTTCAGAGCCTTGGGCTAAGTTTGGCAAAGGAATTTTTTCCCAAACTACTGAGACCAAGATGTCTTTCTAATATTCAATTTGTCGGAAGTTCCAAAATCCCCCTCCATATTACTACTCTATTGCTACTCTTCTTCTTCTAAAATTTGTTGTCCATAGCGATTGCCCGAGACGATGAATAAGACATGCATTTGGTTTGAGTACGATCGGTGTCGGCGCCAGGAACCATTGGCCAAAGTCGGCTCGGCCTCAAGATTTTACACATTAACAATGTTAAAGCTATCGGTCGATGATGCGATCACGATCGTACTCAAATCTTGACTAAATCTGCTAATTGTTCGGTTAATTAGTCaaacaaatagaaaaatgatCACGTTAAACTTAAGTACTCCATTAAAAATAGTTTAAAGATTATGGGAATCCAAtagataatattttaattattcaaaatatGTGCTGAATTTGGACTTGttattcataatatatatgaatAAATATTCATCAATAAGCGCTAGTCTGACAATTTGGATTGGTTTCACTCTCGAATAGTATAAACTCAATCAACTGTTAAACAGTCAGGTCTTGTTTGATTTTAACTAATGTGAGACATTATATCTCCACTTGTGTAATATGAAAACTTGTGTCTTTAAGTTTTCTAAACTGAATTTGATACGAAGAAACACTTGATTAGGACAGCCTAATCAAGTGAGTGATTAAACATTGTTACAAACAAACATGCTCAAGTTTACAGTGAGACATCTCTACTGAAATTTACCTCTTTTATTAGAGTGGTTAATTAATAattgggtaatgctagagagactatctctttaaatcatattttgtaaattagatgacgtggttgttgataattgaattagtatttaagtgttgattaacgtgattattttctattgatgattcgtcatataatttataaaattagtcaacctaacattactcttaataATTATCAGTTGAAGAGttattagaaaaagaaaaaaaatggtcttcaaatcaattatttaaatataaacCCGGAAAAAGGAAGCCCAATGGCCCAATAGACTAGTTTAGAAAACTCAAGGCCCAATATAAGGGGAAGCAAGAATTTGAATTTCCCAAATTCATACATATTTCTATTGTTTTGTTTATGATGGCGGTGGCATCTCTCTATGAGCTTCATCAGTCTCAAGCTCATCGTCATCCTTCTTCCATGGGGATTTGGGTTCGCCACACACATTTCCTTGACAATTCTAATTGCAAGCAAGAAAGGAGCTAGGAATGCTAGCAAGGCTCGCCGTCGAGATTTCCAATGACCGGGCCGCTGAGGCTGACTCATGAACGACAGCGTGGCACCAAGGTACGAGGTAttatgcatacatatatatatatatatatatatatatatatatatatgtatatagatatgtgtgtgtatatatatatatatatatatatatatatatatatagatatgtatatgtatataaagaGGTGCGATTAGATAAATTAAGAATTGGAAATAGCTTTGCTGATGGTAAGAATAGGGGAGAGTTTGAAACTATTGCAATAATTCAAGGAATGAGAGAATTTCGAACATGAACGCACGACAAGAGTAGAAATCCAGTACTCTATCCATTAGGATATTAGACCATATGCAGTGATGGTCTCATTCATGCATTGGCATTTGACACTCATATGCTGAATTTGATAAACCAATGGTGCTACTTCGAGTCACATATCAAAGAATGGTTAATCTGATGCTAATTTCTGATCATATATTAGTTAATGACCTAAACAATGTTAGAGAATCACTAATCAATGCAACTTAAGCAATCAAATGATCGGAAAAGTTCATTAATCGCAGTGTAAGGTAGGTTAAGGGTTGCAAGTAGCTTTGATGGTGTACTCCAGATACATATAGGTCAAGAATTGCAGGTAGCTTTGCATGAACTCATAAACTGAATTTTCTAAATCAGAATCTGTGTTGATTAGTTGCGAGTCGACTATATTCTACTCTTAATTGTAACTAATTTTTCTACTTGGTATGTTGAGAATCCTTTAGATGTACTCTCTTGCAATTTGCAACCGGGAATTATGGTATTGTTAGCTCCAACACCTTTCTGTTGGCCTTTCTTTGCTCACCTAGCTCGTTCTTGTAACTCGGTTCTGCATCTGTTATGTCACAAGCTTCTGCAAACTCCAACATCATAGTACATGGGGCTATGACGGTTAGCGTTATAGAGTATGTATGTGTTAAACCAAGTCCGAGTCTTGCTAAGTGGCTGCCATCATTACAACTACAGTCATCATTGTCATAAAGGAAAGAGAGCAAGAGGACATGTGAATGCTGACTCATGGACAGCAGGGAAGacatttttattattgctgTGCTATTGCTCCGAGTGCTATGGTGTGCTGTTAATGAGCTGCTGCATGTGTGGAGTGCAGTCCTTGTCTTTTAAAATTGTAAAGTTGTATATTGTAGTGTATATAACAAAGCCTTCCCGTAAGGCTTAAGGTATGTGAATTATTAAGATCAGAAAATCTTACATGGTATCAAGAGCCCTAGCAGTCTAACgacttagatttttttttttcttctccatgGCTGATACCACCAACGGCGCTGCAACTTCCAACCCTACTATGAATCCTTTCTCCTCTATGACTACGCTTGTCAACATAAAACTAGATCGAACCAACTATCCTTTGTGGTTGGCTCAGATCCTTCCAATCCTCAAGAGTCGTAACCTGATGGGATATGTTGATGGGTCCATCATCTGTCCACCCAAACATCTTCCTGGTGCTGCTGCTGTCAACCCTGCCTACACAATCTGGGTGCAGCATGATCAACTGATACTAAGCTGGATCAATGGCTCTCTCACACCATCTGTGTTATCCGCTGTCGCCAGCAAGAGGTCCTCCCATGATACCTGGGAGGCTCTAGAGCAACGGTATGCTTCTACGTCCCAAAACCGTATTTTGTTTCTTCGCAATGAACTGATGCAAACTAAGAAAGGTGACATGTCTATTGCTGATTATCTTGATCGAATGAACTCGATTACTGATAACCTTGCCCTAGCTGGCAACCCCGTGAATGATGATGAACTGGTCCAGATTATCTTGAACAATTTGGGCCCTGCCTATGAAATGACAGTGAGTGCTGCTCAAGCACGTGATACTCCAATCGCGTATCCTACACTTGAGGCCCTCCTTCTGACTACCGAGAGACGCATGGCTGCACAGAATGTTCTGTCTGTGGAGGCTGCTCCGGTGCATGCTTTTGTCACTACCagaggtcgtggtggacgaCTTCGTGGAACTGGACGTGGC encodes:
- the LOC137709522 gene encoding desmethyl-deoxy-podophyllotoxin synthase-like, giving the protein MMKLITAYLDQIMFLIDETPYFPFFTSLLVCILVIFWKQSRAGGLKSPPGPWKLPVIGNLHQMIGRLPHHTLRDLAKKHGPIMYLKLGQLDAVIISSAKGAREVLKTHELTFAQRPKVWAAEVISFGQSSSIFAPYGDLWRSLRKICVFELLSATRVQSFRSVREEEVWNLIESIGSMSHEGLAINFRDRCCSFTSGVVSKAAFGKKCKDQKEFLSLLDEVNKLASGFDIPDLFPSLSFLGFITGSIPALKDIQSKLNTILERIINDHKIKSNDKALEEEENFVDVLLKLKESNKVEFNFTTNHIKDMIMDMFSAGSETSATTLEWAMSGLMRSPRIMRRAQVEVRQLVLQSEGNKNKVIEERDVKKMDYLKSVV